Proteins from a single region of bacterium:
- a CDS encoding OmpH family outer membrane protein has product MGIRNKIFPFIKSKLAYRCVTGNQTLLLSVMLRQSRQAKFLLSAIVLLIFFSVSIAVFSQEKPLVLNEENSTQVDAENKVGFADFLTIYHSYSQTKIEDERLKKAGSELQEKIDADRNKIIELEKRMDSGILSEKERENLSKEVEVLKTQITENIQGFNLKIDSDRRQIIDKLIEDLKVKLSNYGKEQGYAMIFDKNELIFSDTRLDVTQEIIDYINKNKNE; this is encoded by the coding sequence ATGGGCATTAGAAATAAAATTTTTCCTTTTATAAAATCAAAGTTAGCTTATCGATGTGTGACTGGCAACCAAACTCTATTGCTTAGCGTAATGTTGCGTCAAAGCAGACAGGCGAAATTCTTACTTTCTGCGATAGTGTTGTTGATATTTTTTTCAGTATCGATTGCGGTATTCAGCCAGGAAAAACCTCTTGTCTTAAACGAAGAAAATTCTACGCAAGTAGACGCAGAAAATAAAGTGGGTTTTGCTGATTTTTTGACGATTTATCATTCTTATTCTCAGACGAAGATAGAAGACGAACGACTAAAAAAAGCAGGGAGTGAATTGCAGGAAAAAATCGATGCGGATAGAAATAAAATTATTGAACTTGAAAAACGGATGGATTCGGGGATTCTTTCCGAAAAAGAGAGGGAAAATTTAAGCAAAGAAGTTGAAGTACTAAAAACGCAAATAACCGAAAATATTCAAGGGTTTAACCTAAAAATAGACAGTGATAGAAGGCAGATAATCGATAAATTGATAGAGGATTTAAAGGTGAAACTTTCCAACTACGGGAAAGAACAAGGTTATGCTATGATTTTTGACAAGAACGAACTTATATTTTCAGACACAAGGCTTGATGTTACACAAGAAATAATTGATTATATAAACAAAAATAAAAACGAATAG